One Salvia splendens isolate huo1 chromosome 12, SspV2, whole genome shotgun sequence genomic window carries:
- the LOC121759744 gene encoding ras-related protein Rab7, which translates to MSLRRRTLLKVIVLGDSGVGKTSLMNQYVHKKFSQQYKATIGADFVTKELQIDDRLVTLQIWDTAGQERFQSLGVAFYRGADCCVLVYDVNVMRSFDTLDNWHEEFLKQANPPDPKSFPFILLGNKIDIDGGNSRVVSEKKAKEWCASKGNIPYFETSAKEDYNVDPAFFCIAKAALANEHDQDIYFQGIAETLPEAEQQGGCAC; encoded by the exons ATGTCATTGCGTAGGCGAACATTACTCAAAGTGATCGTCCTCGGCGACAGCGG ggtTGGTAAAACGTCGTTGATGAACCA ATATGTGCATAAGAAATTTAGTCAGCAGTATAAAGCTACTATTGGGGCGGATTTTGTCACGAAGGAGCTTCAAATAGATGATCGTCTTGTCACTCTTCAA ATTTGGGACACTGCCGGCCAAGAGAGATTTCAAAGTCTTGGAGTTGCATTCTATCGAGGGGCGGATTGCTGTGTTTTGGTCTATGATGTAAATGTAATGAGGTCTTTTGATACCCTTGACAATTGGCATGAAGAGTTTCTCAAGCAG GCAAATCCACCTGATCCAAAGTCATTCCCATTTATATTACTAGGAAACAAGATTGATATAGATGGTGGCAATAGCAGAGTG GTTTCTGAGAAAAAAGCAAAGGAATGGTGTGCATCAAAAGGGAACATCCCTTACTTTGAGACATCAGCCAAAGAAGATTACAATGTTGATCCAGCATTCTTTTGTATTGCGAAGGCCGCTTTAGCTAATGAGCATGACCAGGACAT ATACTTCCAGGGCATTGCGGAGACTCTTCCAGAAGCTGAGCAACAAGGTGGCTGTGCTTGCTGA
- the LOC121758363 gene encoding probable ATP synthase 24 kDa subunit, mitochondrial, producing the protein MAFAARFLSRSTRQLYAGQSALRSEYAIPARSFAKGAGSAPSSLKGDEMLKGIFLEVKKKFETAMGILRKEKITIAPEDPAAVEQYAKVMQTVREKADLFSESQRIKYTIDTRTQDIPDVRSYLLAVKEIRVKRGLTDELGAETMMIDALNKVEKELNKPLLRNDKKGMDLLKAEFDKVNQKLGIRREDLPKLEQQLELKLAKAQLEELKKDALEAMETQKKREEFKDEEMPDVKSLDIRNFL; encoded by the exons ATGGCTTTCGCCGCTCGATTCCTCTCGAGATCCACGCGCCAG TTGTATGCTGGGCAAAGTGCTCTTCGATCGGAGTATGCTATTCCTGCGCGTTCCTTTGCCAAAGGAGCTGGCAGCGCTCCCTCCTCCTTGAAGGGTGATG AGATGTTGAAGGGTATATTTCTCGAGGTTAAGAAGAAATTTGAGACAGCCATGGGGATCTTAAGGAAAGAGAAGATCACCATTGCTCCTGAAGATCCTGCTGCTGTGGAACAGTATGCCAAAGTCATGCAGACTGTAAGAGAAAA GGCTGATCTTTTTTCTGAGTCACAGAGGATCAAGTACACAATTGATACACGAACACAAGACATTCCTGATGTTCGTTCCTACTTGCTAGCCGTGAAGGAAATAAGGGTGAA GAGAGGCCTTACTGATGAACTAGGTGCAGAGACTATGATGATAGATGCACTGAACAAAGTTGAGAAGGAATTGAATAAACCTCTCTTGAGAAACGATAAAAAGGGGATGGACCTGCTGAAGGCAGAGTTTGATAAGGTCAACCAAAA GCTCGGCATTCGTAGAGAAGATCTGCCGAAGCTTGAGCAGCAGTTGGAACTTAAACTTGCAAAAGCCCAACTTGAAGAGCTGAAGAAAGATGCTCTTGAAGCCATGGAAACTCAGAAGAAACG GGAAGAGTTTAAGGATGAAGAGATGCCTGATGTGAAGTCACTAGACATCCGAAACTTCCTTTAG